A segment of the Mauremys mutica isolate MM-2020 ecotype Southern chromosome 7, ASM2049712v1, whole genome shotgun sequence genome:
CCTGAAATCACACCCCGAAACTAAgcaccctcagccccctgcctgagCATGgggtcccctcctccccggatcccttccccccacatccaAAATAGAGGGGAGGTGATGGGAGCATCTCCCACCTGCACAGacaccccagccccaggcccatcACTATCCccgagctgccccctccccccagacagaGCGTGAACCCCGGTGTCCAGGAAAGGGTCCCAGCAAGCTGAAGCTCCACACCTTCCTGATTCTCCCTCTGCTGATACAATAGGATGCAGGATTCtgtttcacttcctgtcctaaatccTTGGGAACTGTCAATGTGCAGCTGTTAAACAACCAGGCAAGGGAGCTCTGTACAAAGaacccctgtgccccaccccagaggtggctgcatctcagcaatgGGTGAgggattcccccttccccccaaggaaATATTGAATTCTTGCTCTCTGTTTCTCCAGGTCCCTGTGACTCCTCTGGGCTCAAATATCCGtcccccctgcccagggagcTGGGTGAGTTGCTCTTTCCCGTGTGTGAGGAGGGGGGTGGAGACACCTcacccgtggggggggggggcggagggcacTGTTCCATGGGGGTAATATGGGAGCTCAAAGGGGGCTGGTTCAGCCACCAGGCATTGCTGTCACCAGCCCCACATTTGGTCCCCAATGGACCCCAAgcaacaccccaccccaggcatTCAGCCGCCATTAACCCTTTCCCTGCCAAGCCTTCCCAATAGAGATCCAGGAATTCCACCCCActctctggaaaaaaaaccacTGGTTCGTCCCAAGTCCGACCTCCAAGCTGGCAGGGAGGGtaaatgggggtgtgtgtgtccagagtggggtggggcttgATGGTCGCCCCAGCACAGTGATGGGGCACAATGGAGCTGCTGGGTCGGGGGAGGAGGGTCTACGCCAGGCGGGTCCTTTGTTAACGCTCCAGCAAGCAACTAGgttaacaagtatcagaggggttgccatgttagtctgtatccacaaaaacacgAGGAGTCCgtggcaccttcaagactaacaggtttatttgggcataagcttttgtgggtaaaaaaaacacttcatcagatgcatggagtgaaaatactccatgcatctgaagaagtgggttttcccccacgaaagcttatgcccaaataaacctgttaatctttaaggtgccaccagactcctcattgttttttagGTTAAAAAAACTCATCTGCACCAGAGACTAggagatgggacctttccctctaGGGGGCACTAGCTCCaatgcagccccagggcaggggatgggCTAGCTCAGGGGGCAAGGAATTGGGGACAcgaggcctttcccctctaggggatgccagctctgatctggccccaggTTCATAGTGAACGTCATTCCTGTCTGTGAGATGAGTTTGCTGGGTCTCAGGCCAGTCATCCCTAGTAGAATAGGGCACCTCCCACACTGGGCCCCGGCCCCTGGCTAGCAGAAAggcctggggagtggggctgaaCAGGCTCTGGGGACCATGCTTTCCTCTCCAACCCCATGACACAGGGAGCGCACATGGTGGGGGGCTGTGTGTTTGGAAGGGAGTCTGCGGTTTGAGTGGGAGCGTGAAGAGGAAGAGGGTatagggggctgggggaaggggagaaggatgtgggggggaggggaggggacctcTCCCTGCTGTCTCCCCTGATCTGGGGACCACacaagggggggatgggagctgggACCTCTGAGCCAGCACCTCCCCCAACCATGAGCATCACTGCAGACACCCACTTCCCCCATGCGTCCTCACCTCACAGACGTGGCTCGAGCGTattgagagggggagggggagctcagtgGCTCATCTGACGCTTACAGAGCCAACCACAAATGGGGAAGTGGGGGCCACCCACGCACCCCCCCCAGAACGTCTGGGCACTTGAGTTCCAATATAGATCAAGTCACCAGCAAAATGAGCTTGACGGGTCTTAGCCTTGGCATTGTCTGGGCTGCAGGTCGCGAATGAGGGACACCAACAGAACTGTGGCAGAAGCTGATCTGCTGGCCCccttccttgtctctctcttctGTTCTTGCCGCTCCCTgaacccctccccagcctggtatGTCACTGGCGAAGCagccagctccccgcccccagagtcctggggaaccagggaccaaggaggggctgggaatgggggagccAGGACAGGGGCTGTTCTGCAGATGTTTGGAACCCCAGTAGTTGGGGGGAGTCAGTGTGGAAGGGACAGATTTGGGGGAGTCAGTTCCAGGTAGGCGGGGTCACAATTAGCTGGGGGGCAAGTTcagttctggggtgcagggtgaTTATTTGTCTGCCAGAtgctttcctttcccctcccccccactatcTCTGTGGGGTCTGACCTCTCCCCCACCGATTCCACTCTGCTGGGCTCAGCAACTGCAGAGAAAGCAGAACTGTGAATGGGGGGGCACTGGGTGGGTGCAGGGAGTCGGGGTATGGtgtagggggtgtgtgtgtagagggGTGTCACTTCAGGGGTCAGGGAAGCAACTCTGTTTCTGCCCCTGGGGGCCATTGCCTCCACACTGGGAGCCTCAGTCTTTTGTCCCCAgcgtccccccaccccctacagGAGGAAGCTGCTACAGAAACAGGTACTTGTGCAAGTTCCTGTTTTTTTGGCTCTTTCTGTTGGTAGCTGGGCCCCGTATCCCACCCCCAATGTGAGGGCCCTGTTGGCCCTGTCTCTCTCCCAACCGAGCCAGCCAAGCCCCGGTTCTGGGCCCAAATTGGGGCCAGTGCCCCTTGCTATCAGGCCGGTATCTGGGTGGTTTTGCCTCAACTATCATATGTCACAGAGTGTACCTGTGTCAGGCAGCTGCTTGTCCCTGACCCCCCCATTCAGCGCTGAGAcattccctccacacacacagctgcccCATCTGAGCAAGGGCAGGAAGTTGCGGCTAGAGGGGAGCGTATGGGGAGATTTCCTGCAGCCCTGACCACGGAGCCCTGTCCCGTCTGCAGCTGCTGCTAATGCAGTATGCCCCCACCCACCAGTCACATCAGCATCCCAGAATGCACCTGCCTCCCCATCGTTCACATCAacctcccacaatgcacctgccCCACACAATGGTCACATTGATGTCTCAGAATGCACCTGCCTTCTCCTCCCCAGACTGCCCTGGGTATGCAGCAATAGCCCTGTGTCCCgtcccccctccactccctgtgATGGGGCAAAGCTGCCTGACATCAGGGCTCCATCGGGCCCAGTCTGCAGTCGGGGGCATCCGGGGTCAGACGGGAGAGGGCACAGAAGGGATTCCCACTGAGCGAGGATTACAGATCCGTGTcccagaacagaacccaggaagtAGAGCAAAAACGTGACCCAGACATTATTGAACCTGCCCAAGAAAGTGCCTAGGTGTTagagagggaagcacaggggtttCAGAGAAGAAATGTATCTGGGCACTAGGTAAATAAACAGCCCAGAGAAGTACCCCAGTATTAGAAGGAAAGTACCCAGGTATCAGAGAGGGAATGGCTCAGTGTTTGACAGATAAAATTGCTGTAGAAATATCCTCTCCTCAAGCCCCTGTCCCCATCATCTCCCTGGCAAGCAGCCCAGGTTGGCACCTGGTGTGCTTCAGGACTCCCCGCATCGCACCAGGGGAAGGCTGTCCAACCAGTCGCCAGAAATGCTCCTGGTGTTTTGGGGCAGCTGGGGAGATGGGACTCAGCACAAGCTGCCTCAGTTCTGGGGGGACATGGTCCAGCATTGCaggctgggcctctccccatcTCAGACCTCCCCTCAACTCCTTTCGCAGGAAGGCGGCTCCCCACCCCATACCAGGATCTGGAATTGAGCAGGCTGCTTcaccaggagctgagagcagagcACCCTGCCCAGAACCCAGGCTGCACCAAGGCCCGCCCTTAACCCCCCAGCATGGCATGCCAGCCGGCCAcaccccatggctggatttgacGGCTTCCAGCACAGCAGCGCCTCCCCAGCGGCTCCCCATGATGCTCTCATCCAATGAGACGACGGGCCACACCCACTGACGGCCAGTGGCCATAAAGGAGAAAGCTGACTGGCAAGGGGTAGAGCACATAGTTGTCCTTCCCAGCCAACTGGATTGTTTCTTTGACTCTTGCTCTCCCAAGCCTGCGTGCATGTGATCAGCGGCTGCAGCTCTCCATCCGCCAGGCCGTCTCATTCCCGTTTTCCAGGGGGGGGcgtgctggtgggggggggagggccatGCAGTCAGATGACCTCTTCGTCCGCAAAATCCGGCGCCACTCTGCCCGGCCCCCTCTGGCCTCCATCTCCTTCGACGCCAAGGGACTCCCGGCCCCCTTCCTGCGACCCCCCCGGAGTGAGGTGACCCAGGGGCTCTCCAGGGGGCATGGCATCCCCCCTGGCCTGGCCCTAAGGCCTGCCAGCCACATCATGCACCGCAGCAACAGTGACGTGACCCTTGGGGAGGGAGTGCCAGGGGATGGAACACCCCCCTCCTCGtcactgggggggggtggggattgCGGGCTGCACCGGGACTATGGCAGCCTGAGCTCCATCGAGAAAGGCCCGGGGCCCCCCCGCACCCGCGCCCACAGCCACGAGGAGCCACGGGCGGGCAGCCCAGCCGCCCGGCGCTTCTGGGACCCCCTggtgctgctggggctcacgggagatgaggtgtgggagggggacggCCAGGGGGGTGGGACCACCGTGCCAGAGCAGGACAGGGGAGAAGAGCCCCCCAAGTTTCCCCCACAGATCTGGGTGCGCCAGCTGGCCCACTATGACGTGCAAAGCATCCTCTTTGATCCAGGTGAGGCGGCCTGGTGCCAGGGCAGTGCCGGGCGCCGGGTGCGTAACATCACCACAGGGGCCTCAGCCGCCTCAGCAGGGCCTGCCCCGACCCCTGTCCCTGAGGAGCCTGACCCAGGTGATGGCAAGGACGGGCCTCTAGTGCTCAGTTGCCCCCACTTCCGCAATGAgattgggggtgaggaggagggggggctgggtcGGCGCCAGGAAGCAGGAGGGGGCGCCGGGCAGCTGCCCAATGCGGCCGTGTCGGTGCTGGAGGAGCCACGGGAGAGTTACCCCACCAGGGGCAGCCGGACCACCCACTACATTGAATATGCAGACCTGGGCGCCAGCTACTACCGCAAATACTTCTATGGCAAGGGTGAGCCAGGGCAGGGGAGTAGGGCATAGGGGGCAGAGTGTATGGGGGGTAcagggtgtggggaggaaggaaCAAGGGCCACAAGACATAGGGAGCATGGAGCTGGGGGCAAGGGCCAGCTGCTATGAGTGCTGCTACGCAAGGGTGAGCTGGCAGCAAAATGGTTCTGGGGGAGCAaaggctggggaggcaggagcctGGCactcagggatggggggaggtgaAAGTGAGGGTCCATGGGTCTGGCATTCGGGGGAGTCAGGAAATgtgtggggagggttgggggcagTCATGGCGATGCCCATCTCTAACAAACACCCATCCCCTGGCACAGAGCACCAGAACTTCTTTGGGGTGGATGAGCGCCTGGGAGCGGTGGCCGTGTCGCTGCGGCGcgaagagaaggagaaggagggtgCCAGCCTGCAGTACAACTACCGCCTCATCCTGCGCACCAGCGAGGTGGGCACCACCAGAGGGAGCTCACAGCCTGGGGGGAGCTTACAGCAcaggggcactgccagggggaGCAGGAtactgtgggtagggcactgccctgcagggccagctttaagccgattcccctgattccccggaatcgggccctgcgcctaagagggccccacgcatgcgcctaagagggccccacgcatGCGCCTTAGgcgtcttttttatttttttattttttttttactcacccggtggcaggggggtccgctccggggcttcggtggcattttggcagcagggggtccttagGTGCtgtggaagacccggagcggaccccccactgctgaagtgccgccgaagccctGGACCACCGCCAgatattcgaatcgggccccaccgTTCATAAAGCCGGCCTTTCTGCCCTGGAGAGGTGGTGCTGTGGGGGTAGTCCTGGTCAGGGGGCTATGCAGGGGTACAAAAATTCCCTGacttgctccccacccccccccacggcttctcctccccacagCTGCGGACCCTGCGTGGCTCAGTGCTGGAGGAGgcgctgccccccaccgcccgtCCCCCCGCTGCCCGTGGGCTGTCCCCCAAGAAGCTGCTGGAGCATGTGCTGCCCGACCTGAACCTGCAGGGGCTGCGCCTGGCATCCAACTCACCCAAGGTGCCTGAGACGCTGCTCAAGCTGGACGAGCAGGGGGTGAGTGACGGAATGCCACAGGGATTGTGCCATGGGCCTGCCCACTATGGGGAGTACCACGGTAGGGGTGGTGAGGGAGCTGGGGGCAAGAAGGAAAGCCaggctctgtgggaggggaagtTCAGGAAGAGTTAGATCAGGGTGGTTGGGGAATGGGAGGTCCTGAAGGGTTGTTCTGGGGGAGGTGGATCAAGGTCTTCTGTCGGGGCTTGGGGCGGGGGGCTTGAGCACTTTGAGGGGATCAGCTCAGGGGTGCCCATCAGGGGTCACTGTGTTCAGAGGTCTTGGCAGTTTGTGGGGTTGGCTCAATGATCCCATCAGGGATGCTACATTGTGGGTGAGATTGGGGCAGTTTAAGGGGTTGAGGTAGGGGTCCCATCAGGGGTTGCTGAGTCGGGGGCTCAGGGTATGTTGGGGGGTTGAGTTAGGAATCCCATAGGGGTTGCTGTGTTGGGGGGGTTGGGGTATTTTCGGGGTGTAGGGGTCCCACTGGGGTTGCTGTGTTGGGGGGTCAGGGTATTTTGGGGAGTTGAGTTAGGGGTCCCATTGAGGGTTTCTGTGTTGGGGGATTGAACTGGGGCAGTTTGAGAGGTTGAGATAGGGGTCCCATCCGGGGTTGCTGTGTTGGGGGGCGAGGTATTTTGGGGGGCTGAGTCAGGGGTCCCATTGGGGGTTGCTGTGTTGGGGGTTTGAATCAGGGCAGTTTGGGGATGTTGTATCAGCTGGTCCCATGTTCCCCTCACCGTGCCGCTCTGCAGGTGAGTTTCCAGCGCAAGGTGGGAGTTCTGTACTGCCGGGCGGGGCAGGGCTCCGAGGAGGAGATGTACAACAACGAGGGGGCCGGCCCCCCTTTCCAGGAGTTCCTGGAGCTGCTAGGCCAGCACATCCAGCTGCGCGGCTTCACCAAGTACCGGGCCCAGCTTGACACCAAgagtgagtgtggggaggggcacCGGGGGTGGTAACTGTAAACAGATACACGTAGGGCCCCAAAGAAGGCTGCCCATGCTCGCAGCATGGGGGACTCTGTCTCAGGAAGGAACGACTCTGAAaaggactggggcgggggggggtggaggggataacctgctgaacaggagctcccagtgCCATGCTGCGGCCAAAGGGCTAACATGATCCTTGGAtggataaacaggggaatctctagGAGTGGGGAGGTTCTGTTACCCCTGTATCTGGCACCGCTGCGCCTGCTGCTGGAGGTCTGTGGCTAGTGCAGGGGCCAGCACATCAGCGTCgcaaaggatgtggataaattggagaagggtcagagaagagccccaAGAATGATTGAGGggttggaaaacctgccttacagttaGAGACTCCAGGACCTCAATCTCCtcagcttatcaaagagaagttGAACAGGTGACCTGGTCACTGTCCCTAGACACCTACACAGGGAACAGAGCTGGGGTAAAGGAGGCTCTTCAGTCCGGCTGACAAAGGTCGAACACAACCCTGtcgctggaagttgaagctagacccaTTCGGACTGGAACTAAGGCACAGTGGAGTCAGTAACTGCTGTTACAGCttccccagggctgtggtggattctccaccctTGGACGTTTTCCAGTCTCGATGGCTGTTTTTTTAGTTCATTTTCCAGTCTCAATGGCTGATCCACGCTAGTTCAAGCAGGAATTTCTGGGGGGCGGTCCAGTGTTatgccggaggtcagactagaagagcACAATTGTCccctctggctttaaactctgtgGAAGGGAGGGTGAGACCCAGGAAAGGGGGCAAtcgagggggaggagcaaggaaaTATTGAGTGGCAAGGCCAGaccttgggggaggggaaccaGGGTGGGGTTGGGCTACTGGGAAAGGGGCCAGGAGGGCTGAGGGCTGAAAGGGGACTGGACTGCACTGGCAGCTGCCCCCGGCCTTTGGCTCCAGTAGACACATTGGGGAGCTGTCATAGCAGGCTGCCCtctgccagcccccagcccaccccatgAGGTGGGGAGCCTGGTCTTAAAGAGTCCCTCCCTCACTCCAGGGCAGGGGGACACAttggcaggagggggtggggaggctctgaAGGAGGGGGCTGCATTCTCCACTCGACCCAGTCAAGGGCTTTCCCTGCTACCTCCTGCTGAGTCCCTGTCTCTCCCGGCCCCAATaacacccccactccccatcccacTGACATCTCCCATCCTGTGTCTCCCCCAGCTGATTCCACAGGCACCCACTCGCTGTACACCACGTACCAGGACTATGAGATCATGTTCCACGTCTCCACTATGCTTCCCTACACACCCAACAACCGCCAGcaggtgaggggtgggggcagggcactgggatggggctggcacaggggagggggtgctggtGTTCACCAGGGGTCCAGAGGGAAGGATTCCTGGGAAGGAGGAATCCAGAGGGTGCAGGAAGAGAATCTGAGAGTGGTCAAGAGTCCAGGCAGCTCAGGAAAGGGGGGCAGAGGTGGGTGACCTGGAACCGGGGGGGGTGTCCCATCCTGCTTTCCATCCCCACACCGATGCCCAGCTCAGATCCTACCCTTCCCGCAGTAACACCATCTCTCTGGTTGTAGTTGCTACGGAAGCGTCACATTGGCAACGACATTGTCACAATCATCTTCCAGGAGCCGGGCGCACAGCCCTTCACACCCCGCACCATCCGCTCACACTTCCAGCATGTCTTCATCATAGTGCGTGTGCATGAGCCCTGCACCGAGCGCACCACCTACAGGTGAGGGATGAGCACACTGCCAACAGGGAAGAGGGGACCGCGCACTGAGTGTGCCATctacaggggaggaggggagcatgTGCCAAGCGCACCACCTACAGGAGATGGGGGAGCATGTGCCAAGAGCACTGCCTACATGTGGGGGAGCGTGCACTGAGTGTGCCCCTTCAGATCAGGAGAGAATGTGCACTGAGCACACCACATACAGGAGAGAGATGAGCACGCTGCTATCAGGGAAGGGGGGAGCATGCGCTGAGCGTCACCTACAGGAGATGGGGGGAGCAAGTGCTGAGTGTCCCATctacagtggagagaggaagcGTGTGCTGAGTGCGCTAACTACGGGGTGGTGCATGTGCCAAGGTCTTTCCCTCCGTACCTGCCTCCTTCCATGCCATCATCCCTGTCGCTGGCTGAGCGTATGGCTgcccccagcttccccaggcccTGACTCCCATCTTTCTCCCCAGTGTGGCAGTGAGCCGCACCAAGGACATCCCACTCTTTGGGCcacccatcccagctgggcacCGCTTTCCCCGGACACCCGCCTTCCGGGACTTCTTGCTAGCCAAGGCCATCAATGCAGAGAATGCGGCTGAGCGGTCAGGCAAATTCCACGCCATGGCTACCCGCACGCGCCAGGAGTACCTGCAGGATCTGGCACGCAGCCATGCAACCACCACCAGCCTGGAGGCCTCCTCTTCCCGCCTACCCCTGCTCTCCCTGGGCGCCAAGAGAAAGGAGCGGGCCAAGGGGGCCAaggcctgggagctgcagagtgcgGGGGCCCTGGTGTGGAGCGTGCGGGCATGGGATGGAGACCGGGCCGCTCCCGAGCTGCCCTGCCTGCTGGGTATCTCCGCCGAGTTCCTGGTGCTCATCGAGGCCAAGGGCAAGCGAGTCATCTTCAACTGCTCCTGCCGTGACATGCTGGCCTGGACCTACTCCGACTGCGGCCTGGACCTCTACTACGGCTCCGGGGACTACATCTCCGTGCGGCTTCCTGACGGCCAAGGGGATGAGGTCAAGGACATTGTGAACCGGCTGCAGGTAGGGCCTGGGCCACTGGCAGGTGGCGGGTACTGCAGGGGAGCTCccggctattccagccctggcctctgccacagggggcactgcagggagtggggcaggagcgctgggagGGGTGCTGTACAGGGGGCACAGCCAGTCCCCCaatgctctctctccccccagctggtGACGCGGGGCTGTGAGACGCGGGAGCTCACCCTGCTACGGAACGGGCTGGGCCAGCTGGGTTTCCAGGTGGACAGCGAGGGCTTCGTCACCGATGTCGAGCGCTTCACCTTTGCGGAGAAGGCTGGCCTGCAGCCTGGTGCCCGGCTGGTGCGTGTGTGTGAGCGGGCACTGCCCGGCCTCAGCCATGCCCAGACTACTGAGCTTCTGCGCACTGCCAAGAAAGTCACCATCACCATGGTGCCTCCTGACGAGAATGGCAAGCCCCGCAGGTGAGCACAGTGCCAGCTGGGGGCGCTGTGGGTGGCATGGGTTCCTGGGGTGTTGAGAGAGGAGGGTCCCCAGCAAGGGGTGCCATGGGGCAGGAGCTCCCAGCGGGGTCACTCAGGGGTATGGGTTACAGGTAGGGATGCTCAGGCATATGGGCTGGGGGTCCCCAGCAGGGGATACtagcaggtgggggcaggagcttccaggagaagctgctgtggggcacagggtgggagtGTTGGTGGGGAGCTCTGGTGAAGGATGCAGGAGCATTGGCTGCAAGAGTCCCCAGCAGGGGGCATGATGGGGTGTGGGTGGTATGGGCCAGGAATCCTTGGggaggggcactgtggggggacAGTCGGGGTAGGTGGCagtggcaatggcagggagctgtgtggggcagggtagAAGGTGCGATGGGGTAGAATTGGGGACAGTGCTGAGCACTGTGGGGCAGAGAGTAGGACTCTGTTGGGGGTGCTGTGTGGCAGGATGGAGGGGTCAGCGGGGACTGAATGGGATGGAATcactgtaggggctgctgtggagcaggatgtggggggctcagtgggatgGGGGTCAGTGGATTCTGGGACCCTGCCCCATCATATCTCTCTGACAGGAGTTTCTCTGAGCTCTACGTGAAGTCCCTGCAGGAGAAGCGGCGCAGTGATTCCCCGGCAAGGGAGCCCCCCCGGATGgctgggggcccggggcccgagGGGGAGCTGAGACCGGCCACCCTGCAGCTGCTGCGCTCACTTTCCCTGCAGGACGGGCCCCCCCATAGCCTGGCTGAGGAGCGCACCGAGTTCCTGCGCAGCCACAGCgaaggcactgccccccccaacctgccgtgagtgcccccacctcctgcaactccatctccatcccacccccccacTCTGCTGTGAGTGCCCTCACCTTCTGTGACCCCGTCTCCATCCCACCCTGGCCCCCCACTCTGCTGTGAGTGCCCTCACCTCCTGCGACCCCATCTCCATCCCACCCCGGCCCCCCACTCTGCTGTGAGTGCCCCCACCTCCTGCAACCCCATCTCCATCCCACCCTGGCCCCCACTCTGCTGTGAGTGCCCCCACCTCCTGCGACCCCATCTCCATCCCACCCTGGCCCCCCACTCTGCTGTGAGTGCCCCCACCTCCTGCAACCCCATCTCCATCCCACCCTGGCCCCCCACTCTGCTGTGAGTGCCCCCACCTCCTGCAACTCCATCtccatcccacccacccccactctgctgtGAGTGCCCTCACCTTCTGTGACCCCGTCTCCATCCCACCCCGGCCCCCCACTCTGCTGTGAGTGCCCCCACCTCCTGCGACCCCATCTCCATCCCACCCCGGCCCCCCACTCTGCTGTGAGTGCCCCCACCTCCTGCAACCCCATCTCCATCCCACCCTGGCCCCCCACTCTGCTGTGAGTGCCCCCACCTCCTGCAACCCCATCTCCATCACTCCCTGGCCCCCACTCTGCTGTGAGTGCCCCCACCTCCTGCAACCCCATCTCCATCCCACCCTGGCCCCCCACTCTGCTGTGAGTGCCCCCACCTCCTGCGACCCCATCTCCACCCCGGCCCCCCACTCTGCTGTGAGTGCCCCCACCTCCTGCGACCCCATCTCCATCCCACCCCGGCCCCCCCACCCACCGTGAGTGCCCCCCACGTCCTGTGATCCCGTCTCCATCCTATCCTGGCCCCCCACTCTGCTGTGAGTACTCCCACCTCCTGTGACCCCATCTTCATCCCACCCTGCCCGCCAACCCACCGtgagtgccccccaccacctggGATCTCCGTCTCCAAtccatcccagccccccactccaccatGAATGCCCCAACTTCCTGCAACCCCGCCTCCATACCACCCCCGGCCTCTCTGCCCTGCCATGAGTGACCCCCACCTCCTGggacccccacctccatcccacctGACGCCCTGCCCCACCATAAGTGCCCCTCTCCATCCCACCCCTGAACCTCCCCACGCTACttccccagctccccaacctgccATGAGTACCTCCTGGGACCCCCACCTCCATCCTACCTGACGCCCTGCCCCACCATAAGTGCCCCTCTCCATCCCACCCCTGAACCTCCCCACACTACttccccagctccccaacctgccATGAGTAcctcctgggaccccctcctccatcccaccccccccCGGTCTCCTGTCCCCCTGCATCCTCAGATCCCcaccttcaccccacccccattagCCCCCAACCTGCTGTGAGTACTCCCGCAGCCTTCTAGgactccttcctccccccagatCCAAATGCCACCCAACGGACTGTTTGCCATCCCCCTCCTAGGCTCCCCACATCAGCTGTTATCCCCCTCTGCATTCCCCCCCTTTTTCTCAGCTGTGTTTACCACAGGCTAATGTTCCTCTGCCTCTGCAGGTCCCAGAGCAGGGAGATCCCCATGTTACCTGACCCCACACCTGACCTCATCCTGGCAGCCACGCCCAAGGGGCCCCCTGAGCGGGAaatggtgagtgtgtgtgtgtcctggcaGCCCCCTACAGGATGCAATCAGGCCGCTCGGTTACGTGTGCTGGAGCTCTGGAGGTTTCAAGTGCACTAATGTTGTTCTTGGCGTTCTGTGATGTGCACTGTTATTTGCAGCTATTTATTTGTGAAATAAATCTGTGAACCTGTTTAACAGCCCCTGCGCCCCAcccaagaggtggctgcatctcagtactgggtgagggttccctgtataaacagcctccacatcccacccagagg
Coding sequences within it:
- the SIPA1 gene encoding signal-induced proliferation-associated protein 1 isoform X1; this translates as MQSDDLFVRKIRRHSARPPLASISFDAKGLPAPFLRPPRSEVTQGLSRGHGIPPGLALRPASHIMHRSNSDVTLGEGVPGDGTPPSSSLGGGGDCGLHRDYGSLSSIEKGPGPPRTRAHSHEEPRAGSPAARRFWDPLVLLGLTGDEVWEGDGQGGGTTVPEQDRGEEPPKFPPQIWVRQLAHYDVQSILFDPGEAAWCQGSAGRRVRNITTGASAASAGPAPTPVPEEPDPGDGKDGPLVLSCPHFRNEIGGEEEGGLGRRQEAGGGAGQLPNAAVSVLEEPRESYPTRGSRTTHYIEYADLGASYYRKYFYGKEHQNFFGVDERLGAVAVSLRREEKEKEGASLQYNYRLILRTSELRTLRGSVLEEALPPTARPPAARGLSPKKLLEHVLPDLNLQGLRLASNSPKVPETLLKLDEQGVSFQRKVGVLYCRAGQGSEEEMYNNEGAGPPFQEFLELLGQHIQLRGFTKYRAQLDTKTDSTGTHSLYTTYQDYEIMFHVSTMLPYTPNNRQQLLRKRHIGNDIVTIIFQEPGAQPFTPRTIRSHFQHVFIIVRVHEPCTERTTYSVAVSRTKDIPLFGPPIPAGHRFPRTPAFRDFLLAKAINAENAAERSGKFHAMATRTRQEYLQDLARSHATTTSLEASSSRLPLLSLGAKRKERAKGAKAWELQSAGALVWSVRAWDGDRAAPELPCLLGISAEFLVLIEAKGKRVIFNCSCRDMLAWTYSDCGLDLYYGSGDYISVRLPDGQGDEVKDIVNRLQLVTRGCETRELTLLRNGLGQLGFQVDSEGFVTDVERFTFAEKAGLQPGARLVRVCERALPGLSHAQTTELLRTAKKVTITMVPPDENGKPRRSFSELYVKSLQEKRRSDSPAREPPRMAGGPGPEGELRPATLQLLRSLSLQDGPPHSLAEERTEFLRSHSEGTAPPNLPSQSREIPMLPDPTPDLILAATPKGPPEREMDHPGDPTSLEQAPPDHGVMDSQASPPSEMAPPTSDMSDTEKFLPRTLSLRNSITKILSEAGESLEEEWDSISNLATTCNSILEALSKEAGQHVLESREPPGGSGQRNPGQQPPEDEGHQSRSLSEKVSHLESMLKKLQEDLQQEQAAKAALQAEVQSLRQNNQRLQQEQESAAARLSQVTRLLCGSPSQSL
- the SIPA1 gene encoding signal-induced proliferation-associated protein 1 isoform X2, with the protein product MQSDDLFVRKIRRHSARPPLASISFDAKGLPAPFLRPPRSEVTQGLSRGHGIPPGLALRPASHIMHRSNSDVTLGEGVPGDGTPPSSSLGGGGDCGLHRDYGSLSSIEKGPGPPRTRAHSHEEPRAGSPAARRFWDPLVLLGLTGDEVWEGDGQGGGTTVPEQDRGEEPPKFPPQIWVRQLAHYDVQSILFDPGEAAWCQGSAGRRVRNITTGASAASAGPAPTPVPEEPDPGDGKDGPLVLSCPHFRNEIGGEEEGGLGRRQEAGGGAGQLPNAAVSVLEEPRESYPTRGSRTTHYIEYADLGASYYRKYFYGKEHQNFFGVDERLGAVAVSLRREEKEKEGASLQYNYRLILRTSELRTLRGSVLEEALPPTARPPAARGLSPKKLLEHVLPDLNLQGLRLASNSPKVPETLLKLDEQGVSFQRKVGVLYCRAGQGSEEEMYNNEGAGPPFQEFLELLGQHIQLRGFTKYRAQLDTKTDSTGTHSLYTTYQDYEIMFHVSTMLPYTPNNRQQLLRKRHIGNDIVTIIFQEPGAQPFTPRTIRSHFQHVFIIVRVHEPCTERTTYSVAVSRTKDIPLFGPPIPAGHRFPRTPAFRDFLLAKAINAENAAERSGKFHAMATRTRQEYLQDLARSHATTTSLEASSSRLPLLSLGAKRKERAKGAKAWELQSAGALVWSVRAWDGDRAAPELPCLLGISAEFLVLIEAKGKRVIFNCSCRDMLAWTYSDCGLDLYYGSGDYISVRLPDGQGDEVKDIVNRLQLVTRGCETRELTLLRNGLGQLGFQVDSEGFVTDVERFTFAEKAGLQPGARLVRVCERALPGLSHAQTTELLRTAKKVTITMVPPDENGKPRRSFSELYVKSLQEKRRSDSPAREPPRMAGGPGPEGELRPATLQLLRSLSLQDGPPHSLAEERTEFLRSHSEGTAPPNLPSQSREIPMLPDPTPDLILAATPKGPPEREMDHPGDPTSLEQAPPDHGVMDSQASPPSEMAPPTSDMSDTEKFLPRTLSLRNSITKILSEAGESLEEEWDSISNLATTCNSILEALSKEGQHVLESREPPGGSGQRNPGQQPPEDEGHQSRSLSEKVSHLESMLKKLQEDLQQEQAAKAALQAEVQSLRQNNQRLQQEQESAAARLSQVTRLLCGSPSQSL